The Terriglobales bacterium genome has a window encoding:
- a CDS encoding type II secretion system protein, with translation MRRSAARGGESGLTLVELIVAITILMVLTGAALPLARVTVRRDKERELRRDLWQLRDGIDRYKDAGDRGMFQVKLGTEGYPPDLETLVKGVDVGGKKVRFLRSIPVDPMTGKAEWGLRSMQDDPKSDSWGGQNVFDVYSKSEDTALDGTRYSEW, from the coding sequence ATGAGGAGATCAGCAGCAAGGGGCGGGGAAAGCGGGCTGACTCTGGTTGAGCTGATCGTCGCGATCACGATCCTGATGGTCCTTACCGGAGCAGCGTTGCCGCTCGCGCGAGTGACGGTTCGCCGGGATAAGGAACGGGAGCTGCGGCGGGATCTGTGGCAGCTACGGGACGGTATTGACCGTTACAAGGACGCCGGTGATCGGGGTATGTTCCAGGTCAAGCTCGGGACAGAGGGCTACCCGCCAGATCTGGAAACACTGGTAAAGGGCGTGGACGTTGGTGGGAAGAAGGTTCGATTTTTGCGCAGCATCCCGGTAGATCCCATGACGGGCAAGGCAGAGTGGGGATTGCGCTCGATGCAGGACGATCCTAAGAGTGATTCCTGGGGCGGACAAAACGTCTTTGACGTCTACAGCAAGTCTGAGGATACCGCTCTGGATGGGACGCGATACTCGGAATGGTAA